The following nucleotide sequence is from Pseudobutyrivibrio ruminis HUN009.
AGTCTTCCATTATAGTCTATGTCTTTAATATCTACTTCCATCCCAATGCTCTTCTCTATAAATTCTTTCATATATAAACCTCTTTTTAATTTGTAACGTATTTTATGTTACAAATTAAAAATAGCACCTTTAGTGCCTAAAATCAAGACAAATCATATTTTAATTCCATCTGCGAATTTTGCAAATCAACAATATTTAAATTTTTGCGAAATAAAGAAGAGCAGCTATCTCTTTCGAAATAACTGTCCTATGTAAAAAACCTGGGTGAAACTACAATGCCATATTTCATAGAATATCTCTACTATAGAATGATATAGTTTATGCCTTCGGATATTTCTGCTCATCATTTGCTTCGCGCTGGATTCGCAGAATATCCTGCCATGCTTCTTCGTCTATCTCCCTGCCGGCAAAATATTTGTTGCGGTCATCCTCTGTTATTTTTCTTATTACGCGGCAAGGATTTCCTGCTGCAATAGACCAGGCCGGAATATCCTTAGTCACTACAGAACCAGCACCAATCACAGTGTTATCCCCTATTGTTACTCCAGGACATATCACCACATTGCCCCCAATCCACACATTGTTGCCTATGGTTACATCTATTCCATATTCATACAAAGTGTTTCTTGTGGCAGGATGCACTGGATGGCCCGCAGTATATATAGCTACATTTGGAGCTATCTGCACATTATCACCTATTCTAATTCTTCCAACATCCAACATGGTGCAATTGTAGTTTGCGAAGAAATTCTTACCAACCTCTATATGGCTTCCATAATCACAATAAAAAGGAGGATTTATAAATGTATCACTATCTGATTTTCCTAGAAGCTTATTAACTATCTTCTTGATAGCATCAAAGTCTGCCCTATCTACAGTATTCAGCTCCTGTGTAAGCCTTCTGGCAATCTTTTGCTCCTCAAATACCTCATCATCGGAAATATATACCAGCTCTTTGTCTCTACGCTCGATGTTGTTCATTGTAAAACCTCCCTTATCCCTTTTTATATTTGACTTTACCACTAGCATCAGCTGTATTCCTGCCTGCTAGAGGTACAT
It contains:
- a CDS encoding sugar O-acetyltransferase is translated as MNNIERRDKELVYISDDEVFEEQKIARRLTQELNTVDRADFDAIKKIVNKLLGKSDSDTFINPPFYCDYGSHIEVGKNFFANYNCTMLDVGRIRIGDNVQIAPNVAIYTAGHPVHPATRNTLYEYGIDVTIGNNVWIGGNVVICPGVTIGDNTVIGAGSVVTKDIPAWSIAAGNPCRVIRKITEDDRNKYFAGREIDEEAWQDILRIQREANDEQKYPKA